The Mercenaria mercenaria strain notata chromosome 1, MADL_Memer_1, whole genome shotgun sequence nucleotide sequence cggctcattttttcTTACATGCCATCTTAAAATAGTTCATATGAACTACAGTATGCCCTTAACAGCTTTAACTGTGCATCAACTTAAAGCTAGTTGCTGTTATGGTACTGCATTTTGTTTCAACCAAAGCAACAACACCCTTTATTTcaacaacttttatttttcaCTACTTTTACTCCATTAACAAATGAAACCATGTAGCACATTTCAAAtcaatttgaaacaaacaaaataagaagattattgcatatttatatacataaaggAGAAAATAATTATTACAGACACACGAACACACATACTCTTTTTGTTTTTGTGCTTTTTCTTGTTACAAGCTATAGAAATTAAAATCTCTTGTCTATATTTTATAAAGGTAACATGTAAAGATATGTTTTCAAAGAAGTATGAAGTTAGAatcttttttgaaaatagtttttaatgaAGTGTCTAAAATTTAGTTTAGTCAAAAAGTCTGAAAGAAGTACAAGAGAAAAGCAATTAGAAACAAGTAGATTTAAAGAATATAGGAAACtgtaattttcataaatatgcagcAAAACATTGAAAAGAAATCACCTGCCAGTTATTGTTGATTTTGCATACAGATACACAAAAAAGGATTCTAGCTGAAGAATGGATAGAGAACATACTTTTATGATGTTAACTGTAGCCATGATAGAATTTCATTTCAATGGTTACAAAAAAATTGCATggaaagtatttaaaatattatcttgATTAAGAATGCGAGTATTTTCTTTTGTGATACAGGTGTTACAGCTTTATAATGCAATGTTAAACATGTCAGTGTGAAAATAGATATGTACATTTGCAAATACAGATAAATAGAGTTGATTCATACAGCAAAGTTCTAGCTATCTAGTCGGCCCTGTAGAATTCACAGTGTGCAGTAAACCACGTGGCTGATACACGATCAAAAACCATGTGTCCAATTCCCATGTCTCCCATCTCAACATCCAGTCTCACTGCCTGTTCGTCTGGTAGCAGGTGCTCCGCTGCAAACAACACACCAGCTAAACTCTCTTCTGATTCATTGTAACTAGATTCATCACTATCCCAGTCCATTTCTTCATCAGACTCCTCCAGATGCTCATTGATGATCTGTTGCTGCTCCATTTGAATCATGGGAATTATCACAGACTGGTTCTCCTCTGAATTCTGAATggtcacattttcaataattatttgGCCAGTAACACTAGAACCAGACAAAGGTGTTTGAATAATTTGATGCAGAGGCTCCTGAACTTCACTGATAGCACTAGAAATGTCACATTCTACAgaaataatgtcattttcatCTTCAAAAAGTTGTCTGGAGGCAGGGTTGTTTTCAGTGGGACTAAACCTAGCAACAGAAAACTGGTGAAATTCTTCAGGGGTGGCACCTGTTACATGACGTCTGCTGACAGTAGTGTTGTCAGTTCCGTTTGGAGTTTGAATAGGTGAGATCACTTCTTGATATGGAATATGGACTGGAGATACCATATGTTGGATGGAGTTGGCAGGTTGCCAGTTCTGGTTGTCTTGCAAGGGTATCTGCAGGTTCATGTTCTGGGCTTGCCAGTACGGAGGTTGGTTATAGTGCACCGGCACTATCTGATCCTGGTGAGATTGTGGTACCAGTTCAGTTGGATTGACCTCAGCATCTAGTACTCGACGGACAGTTTTTGCCATTTCTTGAACTTTCAGCCATTTCTGCAGACGGTACTCCTTGTACATTCTCTTCAGACCTTCAGCGACAGAGATGCGGATCATTTTCTGGAGGGTTGAGTTCATGCATTCTCCCATGGAAGAGAGAAAAGTCTGCTCACTCATCTGTTCAATGTACTgatctgaaaatatataaattgtcactTTACAGTATGGATAGTGTAAGATTTTATAACATCGTTCTATTATAATAATGCAaaggagattttttttattgtgtaGATTGgggttaaattatttttttggacGGAGGGGAGATGTAGTAACATGAGTATTGTTGACTACTTCTTCAAGAAGTAAGGCTTAAGCATGTTTAGTATCATAACAGGACTTCCTGATTAGACCTTAGAACTTAATCTGTGACTTTAACAGTACTGAGACAACAAAATGATGTCTGACTGATGCTTTGCCATTCATCAACTTTTAAAATGTACTCAGTAACATCCAATCAGAAGGTAGAGCTCTTGGGTATCAGTGTTGttgggttgttttttttgccGATATTGGGCTAAAGTTTGGCCCCAGTCCCAAtgaaaaatagtatgtttttccaacttttacatttaaaattcccagttgaaagttggaaaaaatgcctgaaaattttcacaactgaAATCCATTGTGTTGATGTTGATATTGGTTTTGTAAACAGTAAATTGTAATTGCTTCCCCTTTAACTGCATCATTGAAAGGTATAGTAATGTAAACGTCTGTTGATTGTAAACATGCCTTCTACAATGGTAAGAATTATActaagaaaattaatgaaaatgcgCCAAAAATTGATGTTTTGTTGGTCAGACAGAACAAATTTGTCTGCCACTCAGATTACCACACCTACAATGGCTATATCTAGTCAAAGTGAAACCGAaagtaaaaatacagaaaaacaataaatatctttaaaaagatggtcggtgaattgtaataaaacaagaagtttatgaggttttcatatcatttgtgttattctatcatctatctaacattttccAAATAGCAAAACGAAAAACCACACAATTTacatggttctcttttaatttttcacaaaggtattttgttttgtttatcctacatggaataattacagcagtggtctggaaggCACTTTTCTACCTAGAAGACCTTAATTGATctgctaatcacacccttattcatgtgatacgcagactgtATTCAGcattttctgtaaattgatacatgttggtatttgaacaggtttttgttatatttattaaacttacttatcattttagatatatcaatattcttgtaaatatactgagcgaaattTAGCTTTAAAAGTATAAACAGCTAGCATCATTAAGGAGTGAAAAGAAAAGACACCcacgtccaatcagacagagtatTGTATAAATctctcattttgataaattttctatAAAGCGTTATCACTGATTTGAAAACTTCAGTCACACACTAAATTTCCATATGGCAACATAAGAGTGACCTCAGTTTCAATACCATTCTCATGAAACACAGTAACAAAAAATAAGAATCGGCTCACAAGATACCAGTAGTATATATACACCTCTTTTGTGTTACCAAATGGATGCATTACACAGCGTTTGTTAAAATGATACTATGGTAAGGGTTGTTTCCCTTAGTCTTTGGAGCTTG carries:
- the LOC123532286 gene encoding uncharacterized protein LOC123532286, whose product is MDLLPSVDLLRDYLVAHDRAVREIIALDQYIEQMSEQTFLSSMGECMNSTLQKMIRISVAEGLKRMYKEYRLQKWLKVQEMAKTVRRVLDAEVNPTELVPQSHQDQIVPVHYNQPPYWQAQNMNLQIPLQDNQNWQPANSIQHMVSPVHIPYQEVISPIQTPNGTDNTTVSRRHVTGATPEEFHQFSVARFSPTENNPASRQLFEDENDIISVECDISSAISEVQEPLHQIIQTPLSGSSVTGQIIIENVTIQNSEENQSVIIPMIQMEQQQIINEHLEESDEEMDWDSDESSYNESEESLAGVLFAAEHLLPDEQAVRLDVEMGDMGIGHMVFDRVSATWFTAHCEFYRAD